One genomic segment of Suncus etruscus isolate mSunEtr1 chromosome 15, mSunEtr1.pri.cur, whole genome shotgun sequence includes these proteins:
- the PLAU gene encoding urokinase-type plasminogen activator, producing MRVPLASLLVCTLVLSLSQGSHGVHRRSRSMKCACLNGGTCVSYKYFSNIYRCNCPSKFEGEYCEIDTSKTCYEGNGHAYRGKANTDAQGKPCLAWNSAAVLKNTFHAHRQDAMQLGLGKHNYCRNPDNQRRPWCYVQVGFKQFVHECRVRDCSNGEYHWPVTPQEGSFSTTPKQSEFQCGQKALRPRFKIIGGETTYIENQPWFAAIYRRHRGGSVTYVCGGSLIGPCWVASATHCFINHPKGEDYMVYLGRSTLNTKTPGEAKFEVEELILHENYSAITWAHHNDIALLKIRSSMGQCAQPSRSIQTICLPPVYGDARFGASCEITGFGKEDPADYLYSEHLKMTLVTLVSHRECQQPHYYGSEVTSKMLCAADPQWTTDSCQGDSGGPLVCSVQGRLTLTGIVSWGRGCAMKDKPGVYTRVSRFLSWIHTHTGGELGLASEEDTVHLSTYSAHRRHLATSLRH from the exons ATGCGAGTGCCCCTGGCGAGCTTGCTCGTCTGCACCCTCGTCCTGAGCCTCTCCCAG GGCAGCCATGGGGTTCACAGAAGGTCCCGTTCAA TGAAATGTGCCTGTCTGAATGGAGGCACCTGTGTGTCCTACAAATACTTCTCCAACATTTATCGCTGCAACTGCCCGAGCAAATTCGAAGGGGAATACTGTGAGATAG ATACCTCAAAAACCTGTTACGAGGGCAATGGCCACGCTTACCGAGGGAAGGCCAACACTGATGCACAGGGCAAGCCCTGCCTGGCCTGGAATTCTGCGGCGGTCCTGAAAAACACATTCCATGCCCACAGACAAGATGCCATGCAGCTGGGTCTGGGGAAACACAATTATTGCAG GAACCCCGACAACCAGAGGCGGCCCTGGTGTTATGTGCAGGTGGGCTTCAAGCAGTTCGTGCATGAGTGTAGGGTGCGTGATTGCTCCAATGGTGAGTACCACTGGCCTGTCACTCCACAGG AAGGGTCATTCTCAACTACCCCCAAGCAGTCTGAGTTCCAGTGCGGCCAGAAAGCTCTGAGACCTCGCTTTAAGATCATTGGAGGGGAGACTACCTACATTGAGAACCAGCCATGGTTCGCCGCCATCTATCGCAGGCACCGCGGAGGCTCCGTCACCTATGTGTGTGGTGGCAGTCTTATTGGTCCCTGCTGGGTGGCCAGTGCCACACACTGCTTCAT CAATCACCCAAAGGGGGAAGACTACATGGTCTACCTGGGCCGCTCCACACTCAATACCAAGACCCCTGGCGAGGCCAAGTTCGAGGTGGAGGAGCTGATCCTGCATGAGAACTACAGCGCCATCACATGGGCGCACCACAATGACATTG CCTTGCTGAAGATCAGGTCTAGCATGGGCCAGTGCGCTCAGCCATCACGCTCCATTCAGACCATCTGCCTGCCCCCAGTGTACGGTGATGCCCGCTTTGGAGCAAGCTGCGAGATCACCGGCTTTGGCAAAGAAGATCCTG CCGACTATCTGTACTCAGAGCACCTCAAGATGACATTAGTGACGTTGGTCTCGCACCGGGAGTGTCAGCAGCCGCACTACTATGGCTCTGAGGTCACCTCCAAGATGCTGTGTGCTGCTGACCCACAGTGGACAACAGACTCCTGCCAG GGAGACTCTGGGGGCCCACTGGTCTGTTCTGTTCAAGGCCGCCTGACTCTGACCGGCATTGTGAGCTGGGGGAGAGGGTGTGCCATGAAAGACAAGCCGGGAGTCTACACCAGAGTGTCACGCTTCCTGTCCTGGATCCACACTCACACTGGGGGCGAGCTTGGCTTGGCCTCTGAGGAAGACACGGTCCATCTCTCCACTTACAGTGCTCACAGGAGGCACCTTGCCACCAGTTTGAGACACTGA